In the genome of Ananas comosus cultivar F153 linkage group 11, ASM154086v1, whole genome shotgun sequence, one region contains:
- the LOC109717117 gene encoding uncharacterized protein LOC109717117 has product MVRKKDRFWIHSEELSEKFKCKYCSKVYSGGVARLKSHLSQVSGRDIETCDKVPPDVQPEAFIAVCGDSSKRAKSIGSTNVNESGESIAVSGSRSFGRTNQMTMQEVYKKKNKEEVDQSLAKFFIMNNISFNVVQSALFLDLIKDVANYGSGYKVPSYSTLRIKLITNEKKEAETYVGKVKSSWHLSGCTIMSDGWTDLKGKAFTNVIAYSPGGAIFMNSFECSKERKTAMYLKDILSSVIEDIRPDNVVQLITDNGSNFLVADDMLLGKYPRMYKTRCVTHGLQLLLKDIYKNVEWVRIVIDEARLIENHMYKHTVLLALMREATHKELKHPCATRFASNFLVLQSLVDVENELRLFVASAEWRESNLNKSRQAKKVTELVQNNEFWNRAKEVLQALEPIVRVLRLVDGEGSTSGYLYDAMERAKEAIKCRLGNNQNKFMRIWDLFDERRNGNIIHPIHAAAALLNPAYMCREGFRESREMKDGIDFMFENLILPEEKEDFLKQDYCGDPLPVLRKYAVRILSQPCSSSSCKRNWSAYETAQTKKRNRLSSEMLDNLVYTRMNTLAMKKWSTLESQDLEPIDLEKLHELSEYIDNGKGGDGDDGEEIEENSLTNLDLLWLNQESEFVDYNY; this is encoded by the exons ATGGTTCGAAAGAAAGATAGGTTTTGGATTCACTCGGAAGAATTGAGTGAAAAATTTAAGTGCAAATATTGTTCTAAAGTGTACTCGGGTGGTGTCGCAAGACTCAAATCCCACTTATCTCAAGTTTCAGGACGTGATATTGAAACATGTGATAAAGTACCACCAGATGTACAACCAGAAGCATTTATAGCTGTATGTGGAGATTCTAGCAAAAGAGCTAAGAGTATTGGAAGTACAAATGTCAATGAGTCTGGAGAAAGTATTGCAGTTTCTGGTTCTAGATCATTTGGAAGAACTAATCAAATGACAATGCAGGAAGTTtacaagaaaaagaacaaagaagaaGTTGATCAGTCTCTTGCTAAGTTTTTTATAATGAATAACATTTCTTTTAATGTTGTTCAGTCAGCGTTATTCCTTGACCTTATAAAAGATGTTGCGAATTATGGCTCTGGCTATAAAGTACCATCATATTCAACACTACGAATAAAATTGATTACAAATGAAAAAAAGGAAGCCGAGACATATGTTGGAAAGGTGAAATCCTCATGGCATTTGAGTGGTTGCACCATTATGTCAGATGGTTGGACTGACTTGAAAGGAAAAGCATTCACTAATGTCATTGCATATTCACCTGGAGGTGCGATTTTTATGAACTCTTTTGAATGCTCAAAGGAGAGAAAAACTGCTATGTATCTTAAAGATATTTTATCATCTGTAATTGAAGATATTAGGCCAGATAATGTTGTCCAACTAATCACTGACAATGGTAGTAATTTTCTAGTAGCAGACGACATGCTTTTGGGAAAGTATCCAAGAATGTACAAAACACGATGTGTGACACATGGCTTACAATTACTcttaaaagatatatataagaatGTTGAATGGGTGCGAATCGTGATTGATGAGGCGAGGTTGATTGAAAATCATATGTACAAGCACACCGTTCTCTTGGCATTGATGCGAGAAGCTACTCACAAAGAATTAAAGCATCCATGTGCTACAAGATTTGCTTCAAATTTTCTTGTGTTGCAATCACTTGTGGATGTTGAGAATGAATTAAGGCTTTTTGTTGCTTCTGCTGAATGGAGAGAAAGTAACTTAAACAAAAGTCGGCAAGCAAAGAAAGTAACTGAGCTAGTCCAAAATAATGAATTTTGGAATAGAGCAAAGGAGGTCCTACAAGCTTTAGAGCCTATTGTTCGAGTCCTACGTTTAGTTGATGGTGAGGGATCTACTTCTGGATACTTATATGATGCTATGGAAAGAGCCAAAGAAGCAATCAAGTGTCGCTTGGgtaataatcaaaataaatttatgcgCATATGGGATTTATTTGATGAAAGAAGAAATGGAAATATTATACATCCTATACATGCAGCTGCAGCTCTTCTGAATCCAGCTTATATGTGTCGTGAAGGGTTTAGAGAAAGTCGAGAGATGAAAGATGGCATAGATTTCATGTTTGAGAATCTAATTCTGCCAGAGGAGAAAGaagattttttaaaacaa GATTATTGTGGTGATCCACTTCCAGTGCTAAGAAAATATGCAGTTCGTATTTTAAGCCAACCATGTAGTTCTTCATCTTGTAAGAGAAATTGGAGTGCCTATGAAACAgcacaaacaaagaaaagaaatagattATCTTCGGAAATGTTAGATAATCTTGTTTATACTAGAATGAATACATTAGCAATGAAAAAGTGGTCCACTTTGGAATCACAAGATTTGGAGCCTATTGATTTAGAAAAACTTCATGAACTTTCGGAGTATATAGATAATGGAAAAGGTGGAGATGGAGACGACGGCgaagaaattgaagaaaattCATTAACTAACCTCGACCTTTTGTGGTTAAATCAAGAGTCGGAGTTCGTTGATTATAATTACTAA